In Candidatus Hydrogenedentota bacterium, one DNA window encodes the following:
- a CDS encoding MFS transporter: MIQTKPPVPAKRPIRHLRWWIALVLFAMSFNNYIDRQTLAALAPTLKEHFSWTNEDYAFVVNAFQVSYTIMQMIAGRLLDVVGTRGGVGFSVAFYTVISACTALAAGARSFAVLRCLLGAGEAANNPGGSKAVSEWFPPRERAFAVAIFNSGCPLGAAVAPFIALGIYRYTGQWQSAFLMAAFIGVLWLIAWWWLYESPEKHPRLSPEEAKLIAAGRTQPETVSGAPAAAKAGWSVLLRYRQTWGLMLGRFLLDPFWYFVAYWFALYLKERGFSMSQSTLGMAAPMLSAGLGNFFAGGISSWLVHRGWQPGAARRIVLMVFGPSMAVVALALLTDSYILLLLIFAYSTFAYNCCGTMFLTLPTDVFHSRAVGTVMGLAGASAGVGTLITTYLIGRISTGYSFTPIVIAAAIIPAVAAMVFVTMVRAPKKPDGRGVLLKF, translated from the coding sequence ATGATCCAGACCAAGCCCCCCGTTCCGGCAAAGCGGCCCATCCGCCATTTGCGCTGGTGGATTGCGCTGGTGCTCTTCGCCATGTCGTTCAACAACTACATTGACCGGCAGACCCTTGCGGCGCTCGCGCCCACCCTGAAAGAGCATTTTTCCTGGACCAACGAGGACTATGCGTTCGTTGTGAACGCCTTTCAGGTCTCCTACACAATCATGCAAATGATCGCCGGGCGGCTGCTGGACGTGGTCGGGACGCGCGGCGGCGTGGGGTTCAGCGTGGCCTTCTACACCGTCATCAGCGCCTGCACGGCCCTGGCGGCGGGCGCGCGCAGTTTCGCCGTGCTCCGCTGCCTGCTGGGCGCGGGCGAGGCGGCGAACAATCCGGGCGGGTCCAAGGCCGTTTCCGAGTGGTTCCCGCCGCGCGAGCGCGCCTTCGCCGTGGCCATATTCAACTCCGGCTGCCCCCTGGGCGCCGCCGTGGCGCCCTTCATCGCCCTGGGCATCTACCGGTACACCGGACAATGGCAGAGCGCCTTCCTCATGGCCGCTTTCATAGGCGTCCTCTGGCTCATCGCATGGTGGTGGCTTTACGAGAGCCCCGAGAAACACCCCCGGCTCTCCCCGGAGGAGGCCAAACTCATCGCGGCGGGGCGGACCCAGCCTGAAACGGTGTCCGGCGCCCCGGCTGCGGCAAAGGCCGGCTGGTCCGTGCTGCTCCGCTACCGGCAGACTTGGGGCCTCATGCTGGGCCGCTTCCTTCTCGACCCCTTCTGGTACTTCGTCGCCTACTGGTTCGCCCTCTACCTCAAGGAGCGCGGCTTCTCCATGTCGCAGAGCACCCTTGGCATGGCGGCGCCCATGCTCAGCGCGGGGCTCGGCAACTTCTTTGCGGGGGGCATCTCCTCCTGGCTGGTGCACCGGGGCTGGCAGCCCGGCGCGGCCCGGCGCATCGTGCTGATGGTGTTCGGGCCGAGCATGGCCGTGGTGGCGCTGGCCCTGCTCACGGACTCCTACATCCTGCTCCTGCTCATCTTCGCCTACAGCACCTTCGCCTACAACTGCTGCGGCACCATGTTCCTCACCCTGCCCACAGACGTGTTCCACAGCCGGGCCGTCGGCACCGTCATGGGGCTTGCGGGCGCCAGCGCCGGGGTGGGCACCCTGATCACCACCTACCTCATTGGGAGAATCTCGACCGGTTACTCCTTCACCCCGATTGTCATCGCCGCGGCCATCATCCCCGCAGTCGCCGCCATGGTGTTTGTCACCATGGTCCGCGCCCCGAAAAAGCCCGACGGCAGGGGCGTGCTGCTGAAATTCTGA
- a CDS encoding MFS transporter — MSVAALTAFSGVFALGAIFAIFGSIKLKLQEQLKIDDAKASQLISALMFSCLIFSMVIGAVTPALGFKVVGLLGFAAGAVCVALLAMAPSYGAALGAFLALGFAAMCVNTVGNTLGPMVLFPGNPARASNLLNVFFGVGSFLTPFLIGNLIGKLGYKAAVGIIAALLAVPIVWTVMGTDFPVIADGFSFGRAVGWLANPAVLAGGAALFCYISLEATLGGFLTTYLADHKVDAVKANNYLSLFWVSLLLARLFTAFAIPPAVFPYYVPVLAIVAAVALMMMVTAKTSGMAVVAMLVTGFVIGPIFPTLVGVTFSKTGASSEVFGLIFAIGLLGGIVTPRVMGGFSASGNIRKGIQVLAGLAVALVIISAVLSLAIPNLAQ, encoded by the coding sequence ATGTCTGTAGCTGCATTAACCGCCTTTTCCGGAGTCTTCGCCCTCGGAGCCATCTTCGCCATTTTCGGCAGCATCAAGCTGAAGCTGCAGGAGCAGTTGAAGATTGACGACGCGAAGGCCAGCCAACTGATCTCGGCCCTGATGTTCAGTTGCCTCATCTTCTCCATGGTCATCGGGGCGGTGACCCCGGCGCTCGGCTTCAAGGTGGTCGGCCTCCTCGGCTTCGCCGCCGGCGCCGTCTGCGTGGCCCTGCTGGCCATGGCACCCTCCTACGGCGCGGCGCTTGGCGCCTTCCTCGCCCTCGGCTTTGCCGCCATGTGCGTCAACACCGTCGGCAACACCTTGGGACCCATGGTCCTCTTTCCGGGCAACCCCGCCAGGGCGTCCAACCTGTTGAACGTGTTCTTCGGCGTGGGTTCCTTCCTGACCCCGTTCCTCATCGGCAACCTCATCGGCAAACTGGGTTACAAGGCCGCCGTGGGCATTATTGCGGCCCTGCTGGCGGTCCCGATTGTCTGGACCGTCATGGGCACGGACTTCCCCGTGATTGCGGACGGATTCAGCTTCGGGCGCGCCGTTGGATGGCTGGCCAATCCGGCGGTGCTCGCGGGCGGCGCGGCGCTCTTCTGCTACATCAGCCTTGAGGCCACCCTGGGCGGTTTCCTGACCACTTATCTGGCCGACCACAAGGTGGACGCCGTCAAGGCCAACAACTACCTCTCCCTCTTCTGGGTCTCCCTGCTGCTGGCGCGTCTCTTCACCGCTTTTGCCATTCCCCCGGCGGTCTTCCCGTACTATGTGCCCGTGCTGGCCATTGTGGCGGCGGTCGCCCTCATGATGATGGTCACCGCCAAGACCTCCGGTATGGCCGTGGTTGCCATGCTGGTCACGGGTTTCGTCATTGGCCCCATCTTCCCGACCCTGGTCGGCGTGACCTTCAGCAAGACCGGCGCAAGTTCCGAGGTCTTCGGCCTGATCTTCGCCATCGGCCTGCTGGGCGGCATTGTCACCCCGCGCGTCATGGGCGGCTTCTCCGCCAGCGGCAACATCCGCAAGGGCATCCAGGTGCTCGCGGGGCTGGCCGTCGCGCTGGTCATCATTTCCGCCGTCCTCAGCCTGGCCATTCCGAATCTGGCCCAGTAA
- a CDS encoding IMP cyclohydrolase, with translation MYVGRIVSVARTEDGRLCATYRVSSRSFPNRTAVIGGDKVSIVPKQGHEMDVYKNPYIAYNCVRIVCNGDVAVVTNGSQTDTIAEKIDQGMPARDAIALASLALDYEKDSYNTPRISAVVDKRVGAGWLGIVRHDGLEVERIPLNFGRLWYVATYEENTITAARGDEFAAETAEQACDFLLGGGVFAERENPVTAVSAMASDTGFELFVKDAPAG, from the coding sequence ATGTATGTGGGACGTATTGTGAGTGTTGCGCGAACCGAAGACGGCCGCCTGTGCGCCACGTACAGGGTGTCCAGCCGGTCCTTTCCGAACCGCACGGCGGTGATTGGGGGGGACAAGGTGAGCATAGTGCCCAAACAGGGCCACGAAATGGATGTCTACAAGAACCCCTACATCGCGTACAACTGCGTGCGCATTGTCTGCAACGGGGACGTGGCGGTGGTCACGAACGGCAGCCAGACGGACACCATCGCGGAAAAGATAGACCAGGGCATGCCCGCCCGCGACGCCATCGCCCTGGCCTCGCTGGCGCTGGACTATGAGAAGGACAGCTACAACACGCCGCGCATCAGCGCGGTGGTGGACAAGCGGGTCGGCGCGGGCTGGCTGGGCATCGTCCGCCATGACGGCCTGGAGGTGGAGCGCATCCCGCTCAATTTCGGCCGTTTGTGGTATGTGGCCACCTATGAGGAAAACACCATCACGGCCGCACGGGGCGACGAGTTTGCCGCGGAGACGGCGGAGCAGGCCTGTGACTTCCTGCTGGGCGGGGGCGTGTTCGCCGAGCGCGAGAATCCCGTGACCGCCGTGTCGGCGATGGCGTCGGACACGGGCTTTGAACTTTTTGTGAAAGACGCGCCCGCAGGTTGA
- a CDS encoding adenylosuccinate lyase — MTSEYVSPLVERFATKEMARLWGADKKFSTWRRCWLALAEAEKELGLPITDEQLEEMRAHLDDIDYAAANAYERQTRHDVMAHIHAFGDVAPKAKPIIHLGATSCYVGDNTDLILIREGLEILLAKAVAVLDRLRSFALKHRDLPTLGFTHYQPAQVVTVGKRACLWAQDLLLDILDIEAVLAGLRCRGVKGTTGTQASFMALFDNDHDKVRRLDQLVAEKLGFDRSFIITGQTYTRKVDTRVLGALAGIGESAHKFGNDLRLLQNMKEVEEPFEKTQVGSSAMAYKRNPMRCERICALSRFLMAAPLHGQFTTAVQWFERTLDDSAIRRLSLPEAFLAADGILNLWLNVMENPQVYPKVIEKHLWAELPFMATENIIMAGVKRGGDRQELHEVIRKHSHAAASRVKEEGGDNDLLDRLAGDPAIGMTRDEINGVLDLREFVGRAPEQVVEFMEAEVDPVLGRHRDRLGAQSDVRV; from the coding sequence ATGACCAGTGAATATGTGAGCCCCCTTGTGGAGCGTTTCGCCACGAAGGAAATGGCCCGGCTTTGGGGCGCGGACAAAAAGTTCTCGACCTGGCGCCGCTGCTGGCTGGCCCTGGCCGAGGCGGAGAAGGAGCTCGGGCTGCCCATCACGGACGAGCAGCTTGAAGAGATGCGGGCGCACTTGGACGACATAGACTACGCCGCCGCGAACGCCTACGAGCGGCAGACCCGGCATGATGTGATGGCCCACATCCACGCCTTCGGTGATGTGGCGCCCAAGGCGAAACCCATCATCCATCTGGGCGCCACGAGCTGCTACGTCGGCGACAACACGGACCTGATTCTCATCCGCGAGGGCCTTGAAATTCTTCTGGCCAAGGCCGTGGCCGTGCTGGACCGTCTGCGGAGCTTCGCCCTGAAACACAGGGATCTGCCCACGTTGGGCTTCACCCACTACCAGCCCGCCCAGGTGGTCACTGTGGGCAAGCGCGCCTGTCTCTGGGCGCAGGACCTGCTGCTGGACATTCTGGACATCGAGGCGGTGCTGGCGGGGCTGCGCTGCCGGGGAGTGAAAGGAACCACGGGCACCCAGGCGTCGTTCATGGCGCTTTTCGACAACGACCACGACAAAGTCCGCCGCCTCGACCAACTGGTCGCGGAGAAGCTGGGTTTCGACCGCTCCTTCATCATCACCGGGCAGACCTACACCCGCAAGGTGGACACGCGGGTCCTCGGCGCCTTGGCGGGCATCGGCGAGTCGGCCCACAAATTTGGGAACGACCTGCGCCTCCTGCAGAACATGAAGGAGGTCGAGGAGCCCTTCGAGAAGACTCAGGTGGGCAGCTCGGCCATGGCCTACAAGCGCAACCCGATGCGCTGCGAGCGCATCTGCGCCCTCTCCAGATTCCTCATGGCGGCGCCCCTCCACGGCCAGTTCACCACGGCGGTGCAGTGGTTCGAGCGCACCCTGGACGACTCGGCCATCCGCCGCCTCAGCCTGCCCGAGGCCTTTCTCGCGGCGGACGGCATCCTCAACCTGTGGCTGAATGTGATGGAGAACCCGCAGGTTTACCCGAAGGTCATCGAAAAACACCTCTGGGCCGAGCTGCCCTTCATGGCCACAGAAAACATCATCATGGCCGGGGTGAAACGCGGCGGCGACCGCCAGGAACTTCATGAGGTCATCCGGAAACACTCCCACGCGGCGGCTTCGCGGGTGAAGGAGGAGGGCGGCGACAACGACCTGCTGGACCGCCTGGCGGGGGACCCGGCCATCGGCATGACCCGCGACGAGATTAACGGCGTGCTGGACCTGCGCGAGTTTGTGGGGCGCGCCCCGGAGCAGGTGGTTGAATTCATGGAGGCGGAGGTGGACCCCGTGCTGGGCCGCCACCGGGACCGGCTCGGCGCCCAGTCGGACGTGCGCGTCTGA
- a CDS encoding ROK family protein, which translates to MKKLLRGAEKVVGMDIGGTKMMATVFDRNFTPLGVCRKKSKGKNGQSTEGRIVEIIRGALEEAGNPKIHGIGAGSPGPLDPDTGVIIDTPNLGWKNFPLADMLRKEFGVPVVVDNDVNVGTYGEWCFGEVSDCRHVVGIFPGTGIGGGIIVDGKMLHGYSGAAGEIGHMTVEVGGPFCGCGKRGCLEAVASRVAISKEIAALAARDDAPYILANCGTDLGKIRSGMIAKAIAGGEKMVEDVVRRAAYYTGMAAGNLINILSPEAVVAGGGLVEAMPELFMEEIRRGIEDHAMPFLRKNVRVVAATLGDNAVVMGGAQMIAERLHPAK; encoded by the coding sequence ATGAAAAAGTTGCTTCGGGGCGCCGAGAAGGTGGTCGGCATGGACATCGGCGGCACGAAAATGATGGCCACCGTGTTCGACCGCAACTTCACCCCCCTGGGGGTTTGCCGGAAAAAGAGCAAGGGGAAAAACGGCCAGTCCACCGAGGGGCGCATCGTGGAAATCATCCGCGGCGCCCTTGAGGAGGCGGGCAACCCCAAGATTCATGGCATCGGCGCGGGTTCCCCCGGTCCGCTCGACCCGGACACCGGGGTCATCATTGACACCCCCAACCTGGGCTGGAAGAACTTTCCCCTGGCGGACATGCTCCGGAAGGAGTTCGGCGTGCCCGTGGTGGTGGACAACGACGTGAACGTGGGCACCTACGGCGAGTGGTGCTTCGGCGAGGTCAGCGACTGCCGCCATGTCGTCGGCATATTCCCCGGCACCGGCATCGGCGGGGGCATCATTGTGGACGGAAAAATGCTGCACGGCTACTCCGGCGCGGCGGGCGAGATCGGCCACATGACCGTCGAGGTGGGCGGCCCCTTTTGTGGCTGCGGCAAGCGGGGGTGTCTTGAGGCCGTGGCGTCCCGCGTCGCCATCTCCAAGGAAATCGCCGCGCTTGCGGCCCGCGACGACGCCCCCTACATTCTGGCGAACTGCGGCACCGACCTCGGCAAAATACGCAGCGGCATGATTGCCAAGGCCATTGCCGGGGGCGAGAAAATGGTCGAGGACGTGGTGCGCCGCGCGGCGTACTACACCGGCATGGCCGCGGGCAACCTCATCAACATCCTCAGCCCGGAGGCGGTTGTGGCCGGGGGGGGGCTCGTCGAGGCCATGCCCGAACTCTTCATGGAGGAAATCCGGCGCGGCATCGAGGACCATGCCATGCCCTTCCTGCGGAAGAATGTGCGCGTCGTCGCCGCCACCCTGGGCGACAACGCGGTGGTCATGGGCGGTGCGCAGATGATCGCCGAGCGGCTTCATCCGGCAAAGTAG
- a CDS encoding AMP-binding protein encodes MGADSRMYASCDNPFAAAARRFGDASFLIAGTETFSFAEFHHRAMVHAVKLAAQGVGPGSRIALSATPSPETLLTLDALWHLGASACLLDPNAPAEYQEARAAEAGCAELFNGTSPSFPRKRESKTQGRGPASGSLDSRVRGNDEREEIPRSHTWLPDQPALLLFTSGTGGAPKAVCHGLCGIQHSAQVTAAALDLAPGDRWLLTLPLHHVSGLSIMIRCLAAGAACFLSNRETPLAEQLLRHAPTHLSLVATQLRRLLEVPESREPLSRLKTLLLGGGPTPVELLHRALDAGIPVRNSYGMTETFALVCLSRRNAPPAETASAGLPLEPDTVFITEDDHIALRGPRLFLGYWRNGALDPSRTPNGAFLTNDTGRMDPQARLTVTGRTDTMFISGGENIHPEEIEAALLRLPEILAALVVPVAHPEFGAVPAAFLQTAEGVLPELAALREELARMLPRHALPRHLLPWPGTESAGIKADRSQWRKKAESALGISTSETR; translated from the coding sequence ATGGGCGCTGACAGCCGCATGTATGCGTCCTGCGATAACCCGTTTGCCGCCGCCGCACGGCGCTTTGGTGATGCGTCCTTTCTGATTGCCGGCACAGAGACTTTTTCCTTTGCCGAATTCCACCACCGCGCAATGGTTCATGCGGTGAAACTGGCAGCCCAAGGGGTTGGCCCAGGAAGCCGCATTGCCCTTTCCGCCACACCCTCGCCGGAAACGCTGCTCACCCTTGACGCGCTTTGGCACCTCGGGGCCTCAGCCTGTCTGCTGGACCCAAATGCACCGGCGGAATACCAAGAGGCCCGCGCCGCCGAGGCCGGATGCGCGGAACTCTTCAACGGGACTAGTCCGTCGTTCCCGCGAAAGCGGGAATCCAAGACACAGGGGAGAGGCCCTGCTTCCGGCTCACTGGATTCCCGCGTTCGCGGGAATGACGAAAGAGAAGAAATTCCTCGCTCCCACACATGGCTCCCGGATCAGCCTGCCCTCCTGCTCTTCACCTCCGGCACCGGCGGCGCGCCAAAGGCCGTCTGCCACGGCCTTTGCGGCATCCAACACTCGGCGCAGGTCACGGCGGCGGCGTTGGACCTTGCGCCGGGCGACCGTTGGCTGCTCACGCTGCCCCTGCATCATGTCTCGGGCCTGTCCATTATGATACGCTGTCTCGCGGCGGGTGCGGCGTGCTTTCTCTCCAACCGCGAAACCCCGCTGGCGGAACAACTCCTCCGCCATGCGCCCACACACCTTTCCCTGGTGGCCACACAACTGCGCCGTTTACTGGAGGTCCCAGAATCACGCGAGCCCCTGTCCCGGCTGAAAACGCTGCTGCTTGGGGGCGGCCCCACTCCGGTGGAACTTTTACACCGCGCCCTGGACGCAGGAATTCCCGTCCGCAACAGTTACGGCATGACCGAGACCTTCGCCCTGGTCTGTCTCTCCCGACGGAACGCGCCGCCTGCTGAAACCGCCTCGGCGGGCCTGCCATTGGAGCCGGACACGGTCTTTATAACGGAAGACGACCACATTGCCCTGCGCGGCCCGCGCCTTTTTCTGGGGTATTGGCGAAACGGCGCGCTGGACCCCAGCCGTACCCCGAATGGTGCATTTCTGACCAATGACACGGGCCGCATGGACCCGCAGGCCCGTCTCACCGTCACCGGCCGCACGGACACCATGTTCATCAGCGGGGGGGAAAACATCCATCCCGAGGAAATCGAGGCGGCGCTGCTCCGCCTGCCGGAGATTCTGGCGGCGTTGGTGGTGCCCGTGGCCCATCCAGAATTCGGTGCGGTTCCCGCCGCTTTCCTCCAAACCGCCGAAGGTGTCCTCCCCGAACTGGCCGCGCTCAGGGAGGAACTGGCCCGCATGCTTCCCCGCCACGCGCTGCCCCGCCATCTGCTTCCCTGGCCTGGGACGGAGTCCGCCGGGATCAAGGCGGACCGTTCCCAATGGCGAAAAAAGGCTGAATCGGCCCTTGGAATTTCCACCAGCGAAACCCGGTGA